TATCGCCTGATTACAGGTCGCACCGAGCTATGAACTCCCTGAATCCGTTGGACTGGCTGCTGATCGCAATTGTCGGTGTCTCAGCCGTTCATGCCTTTGTTCGCGGGCTCATTCTGGAGTTGTTTTCGCTAGGCGGGCTGCTTTGCGGCATTCTTTTGGCGGCGTGGAATTACCAGGTTGTAGCAACCAGCCTGGCTGGAATGATTCCGCATCCTGGGGTCGCAAAAGTATCCGCTTTCCTCCTTATCGCGGTTGCAGTGATGATTTTGGCAACTCTTCTTGGCCGCGCGCTTCACTCTTCAGCCCACGCCATTGGATTGGGATTCTTAGACCGCCTAGGTGGAGCAGCCTTTGGCATGGCTCGCGGCTGCCTCACCGGAGTTGCTATTTTGATGGCCCTAACGGCCTTCCTTCCTGACACTGGATGGCTTAAAAATTCTTTTCTCACCCCCTATTTCCTTACTGGGGCACATGCGATATCCTTCGTTGTACCCCACGACCTTGAACAGCTCATTCTGGACGGAGGGTCCGAACTCAAGCACAACGTACCCGATTGGATCAAATCGCACCCCCAGGGTCACAATGAAAGAACGTCACAGTTAGAACCGGCCAGCGAGGAGTAAGCCTTTGAAGCGAGAATTGGACAGCCTTGTCATCCAGATGTATAGCGCGGGGGTTTCGTACTCGGACGCCGTTCGTCAGTTTAAACGCCGCTATATTCTTGAGGTCCTTGCTCAACACAAAGGAAACCAGTGCAAAGCTGCTGAAGAACTGGGAATGCATCGCAATACCCTGAGCCGAACCCTGGCGGATCTTGAGATGGATTCGGCCCAGATCCGCACAGGAATCCGACGGCCTCCTGTAAGCGAGCGCCCAAGCGTACAGAGTATCGTCACGAACCTTACCCGTAGCGCGACAGGTACACGTTAGGCTGAACTTCGTCTAATCCGTTGTCCATGTCTCTTTCTTTTCAAAAGGCTTCCATTTTCGGCATTCTTGCAGGGCTTGCAATGAGTTCGGCGATCCCGAGCTGCGCTCAGGAGGTGCCTGCCGGAACTCCTCCGACCACTCCGTCTGCACCAGCAGTCAGCAAACAGCAGATACAAAAGGCAGAGGACGCCTACCTGACCGGGGTACGGGCCCTCGACCGGGGAAATTTTACCGTCGCTGAAACTCAATTCAGTAAGGCTGCACAATTGAATCCAGCGCGAGCGGATTATGCCCAAGCTATTGCGCTGGCTCGTGAACATCGGCTTACGGAACTCGTTCAACAGGCAGGCAAAGCCCGCATGCTGGGTCACCCTGAAAAGGCGGAGAAACTTTTCGCCGAGGCCCACACGCTCGATCCGGAAAATGAGATTTTGACGCAGCATACGGATCCAGCAAAGCCCTCTCCTGGTTTTCATCCTGAAATACAAGCTCACGATGAAGGCTTACTTCGGTCAGCAGTTCTCGCAGGCCCTATCACCTTACTCCCCGCTTCCGGTCAGCGCGCTGTTCATCTACGCGGGGACTCCCATCAAGTCCTTCAACAGGTGTTTTCTCTCTACGGCATTCGCGCCGCTATTGATGATTCCGTAGAACATCAAAATGTCCGAGTCGATCTGGATGATGTTGATTATGCGCAAGCGTCGTCCGTTGTTCTGGATCTGAACCACTCCTTTGCGACGTCGTTGGATGCTCATACTGTCATCGTCGCTAAAGATACTCCTGAAAATCGCGCTCGATTTGAACGTCAGTTACAGGAAACGATTTACGTCCCTGGATTGCCTCCGGATCAGATCCAAGAGATCGGGACCCTGATTCAGAACACCTTCGATGTCAAGAAGGCGAGCATTCAGAGCAATGGCGGGACGATTGCAATCCGTGCCCCGGAAGGCACTCTCTCGGTGATCAATCAGGTCCTTTCGGACATAGTCGACGGCAGCGCCGAGGTGGTGGTCGACATTAATCTCTACATGGTAGATCGCACCCGGCAACGAGACATCGGAACACAGTTACCGCAACAGATTGGCGTTTACAACGTAGAGAGCGCGGCCCGAGATCTTGTGAATTCGAACCAATCTCTCGTCAACCAGGCGATCGCACAAGGACTGATTCCAGCAAATGCGAATGACATTACAATTGCACTGGCCCTGATCTCATCGGGACTAGTTCAAAGTTCTCTCCTCGCAAATACCGTCGGCTTTTTCGGCGGAGGACTTACGATGACGGGAGTCACGACGAACGCCAGCACCACCTTCAAACTTGCACTCAATTCCAGCGATACCCGCGCGCTCGATACGATCAAACTTCGTCTTGGAGATCGTCAAACCGGGAGTTTTCGCTCCGGGATGAGGTATCCGATTATTACTTCGACTTATACAACCGGGTCCGCGGGCACTCCGAGTTCCCTGGCTGGCGTGACGATTAATGGGGTAAGCGCACAAAGCTTGCTCAATCAAGCCTCCACGGTGACGATCCCACAAATTCAGTTTGAAGATTTAGGCCTTATTCTGAAAGCTACCCCCACGGTACAACGATCAGGGGCGGTCAGTATCCAGCTTGATCTAAAGATTCAGGCCCTTGCAGGGGGTTCACTCAACAATCTTCCTATTTTGAACAGCCGCCAGTACGTTTCTACAATTACGATGCGCGATGGAGAGAGTACCCTCCTGGCGAGTTCGCTTTCCCGCACCGAATCCGCTGCAGTAAGTGGTCTGCCTATCCTGAGCGAGCTTCCGGGGTTTCAGACAGCAACGGCAGATAAGACCACGGAACGGGATACAAGTGAGCTTGTCTTATTGATTACTCCACACGTTGTACTGCATCGTAAAAACACAGCAGCAGGGCCACGCATTGCATTCGAACAGCGACTTCCAGATTAAAGAATACCTATATCGTTCCATGGATTTGCACCTCCACGTGGTTGTTTGACCCAACGTTCGTCCCTCGTTATACTTAGTCATGTACGAGCGGGAGTAGCTCAGTGGTAGAGTGCTTCCTTGCCAAGGAAGATGTCGCGGGTTCGACCCCCGTCTCCCGCTCCAAAACAACCCTGCCTGCGTTACACTTTCCCTACCATCTGCAGGGCTGGATAGAGTAAGCGGCCCATCGAGGCGCGGTACCCAAGTGGTAAGGGAGAGGTCTGCAAAACCTTTATGCGTCGGTTCGATCCCGACCCGCGCCTCCAAATCTTCTCAACAACTTAGAGCGATTTATCGAGGCAGTAAATTCGCATTGTTTCCAATATGGTTGCCAGTTAGCGAATAACCCTTGATAAGTCCGCCAGTTGGGCAGATCGCGCGGCAGAAAAACTGCCGCTCAACTGCCCGCTCAGCGTCTCTGCCGCCATGTCCGCCGACTCATCGAGGACATGGGCGTAGACCTTGAGAAGAAGGTCGGGATGCGAGTGCCCAAGGCGTTCCTGCGCTGCCTTGATGGGCACACGAGCCGCCACCATCTGTGTCGCTCCCCAGTGTCGGAGAAGACGCCACGTGATATGTGGAAGTCCAAGCTCCCTTGCCACCGGCTGAATGCGCCGGGACATGAGAGTCTCGTGCCAGATCGGACCGGGCTTCATCTTCTTGCCCGCATTCTTGATGCGATTGGGAAACACCCAGTCTTCATCCTTCGCCTTCATCCGTGCCTTCAGGGCGAGCAGACGTTCGACATCTGCCTCCGTCAGCCGGATGGGGCGATTGGCGCGGTGGTACTTCGGGGTGTGGAACTTCCCCTTGTTCATCGCACGCACGATCTTCAGGTTGCGGAGCTCAGGT
This portion of the Edaphobacter sp. 4G125 genome encodes:
- a CDS encoding CvpA family protein; this translates as MNSLNPLDWLLIAIVGVSAVHAFVRGLILELFSLGGLLCGILLAAWNYQVVATSLAGMIPHPGVAKVSAFLLIAVAVMILATLLGRALHSSAHAIGLGFLDRLGGAAFGMARGCLTGVAILMALTAFLPDTGWLKNSFLTPYFLTGAHAISFVVPHDLEQLILDGGSELKHNVPDWIKSHPQGHNERTSQLEPASEE
- a CDS encoding helix-turn-helix domain-containing protein, which codes for MKRELDSLVIQMYSAGVSYSDAVRQFKRRYILEVLAQHKGNQCKAAEELGMHRNTLSRTLADLEMDSAQIRTGIRRPPVSERPSVQSIVTNLTRSATGTR
- a CDS encoding tyrosine-type recombinase/integrase codes for the protein MNKGKFHTPKYHRANRPIRLTEADVERLLALKARMKAKDEDWVFPNRIKNAGKKMKPGPIWHETLMSRRIQPVARELGLPHITWRLLRHWGATQMVAARVPIKAAQERLGHSHPDLLLKVYAHVLDESADMAAETLSGQLSGSFSAARSAQLADLSRVIR